One Fundulus heteroclitus isolate FHET01 chromosome 1, MU-UCD_Fhet_4.1, whole genome shotgun sequence genomic window carries:
- the LOC105935211 gene encoding tubulin alpha-1C chain translates to MRECISVHVGQAGVQIGNACWELYCLEHGIQPDGQMPSDKTIGGGDDSFNTFFSETGAGKHVPRAVFVDLEPSVIDEVRTGTYRQLFHPEQLITGKEDAANNYARGHYTIGKEVIDLVLDRIRKLADQCTGLQGFLVFHSFGGGTGSGFTSLLMERLSVDYGKKSKLEFSIYPAPQVSTAVVEPYNSILTTHTTLEHSDCAFMVDNEAIYDICRRNLDIERPTYTNLNRLISQIVSSITASLRFDGALNVDLTEFQTNLVPYPRIHFPLATYAPVISAEKAYHEQLSVAEITNACFEPANQMVKCDPRHGKYMACCLLYRGDVVPKDVNAAIATIKTKRSIQFVDWCPTGFKVGINYQPPTVVPGGDLAKVQRAVCMLSNTTAIAEAWARLDHKFDLMYAKRAFVHWYVGEGMEEGEFSEAREDMAALEKDYEEVGADSLAEEDEGEEY, encoded by the exons CGTGAGTGCATTTCTGTACACGTCGGTCAGGCTGGGGTCCAGATCGGAAACGCCTGCTGGGAGCTGTACTGCCTGGAGCATGGCATCCAGCCGGACGGGCAGATGCCCAGCGACAAGACGATCGGCGGAGGAGACGATTCCTTCAACACCTTCTTCAGCGAGACCGGAGCTGGGAAGCACGTCCCCAGAGCCGTGTTTGTGGACTTGGAGCCCTCTGTCATCG ATGAGGTCCGCACTGGGACGTACCGCCAGCTGTTCCACCCTGAGCAGCTGATCACTGGGAAGGAAGACGCTGCCAACAACTACGCCCGTGGACACTACACCATCGGCAAGGAGGTCATTGACCTGGTGTTGGACAGGATCCGCAAACTG GCTGACCAGTGCACAGGCCTGCAGGGCTTCCTGGTCTTCCACAGCTTCGGTGGAGGAACCGGTTCCGGTTTCACCTCCCTGCTGATGGAGCGTCTCTCTGTGGACTACGGCAAGAAGTCCAAGCTGGAGTTCTCCATCTACCCTGCTCCTCAGGTGTCCACCGCGGTGGTGGAGCCCTACAACTCCATCCTGACCACCCACACCACCCTGGAGCACTCCGACTGCGCCTTCATGGTGGACAACGAGGCCATCTACGACATCTGCCGCAGGAACCTGGACATCGAGCGGCCCACCTACACCAACCTGAACAGGCTGATCAGCCAGATCGTGTCCTCCATCACTGCCTCCCTGCGTTTCGACGGAGCCCTGAATGTCGACCTGACGGAGTTCCAGACCAACTTGGTGCCATACCCCCGCATCCACTTCCCTCTGGCCACCTACGCCCCGGTCATCTCCGCAGAGAAGGCGTACCACGAGCAGCTCTCGGTGGCCGAGATCACGAACGCCTGCTTCGAGCCGGCCAATCAGATGGTGAAGTGTGACCCCCGCCACGGCAAGTACATGGCCTGCTGCCTTCTGTACCGCGGCGACGTGGTGCCCAAGGACGTCAACGCCGCCATCGCCACCATCAAGACCAAGCGCTCCATCCAGTTCGTGGACTGGTGTCCCACCGGCTTCAAGGTGGGCATCAACTACCAGCCGCCCACGGTGGTCCCCGGCGGAGACCTCGCTAAGGTCCAGAGGGCCGTGTGCATGCTGAGCAACACCACCGCCATCGCAGAGGCCTGGGCCAGGCTGGACCACAAGTTTGACCTGATGTACGCCAAGAGGGCCTTCGTGCACTGGTATGTGGGCGAGGGGATGGAGGAAGGGGAGTTCTCCGAGGCCAGGGAGGACATGGCGGCTCTGGAGAAGGATTACGAGGAGGTGGGGGCTGATAGCTTGGCAGAGGAGGATGAAGGAGAAGAATATTGA